Sequence from the Colletotrichum higginsianum IMI 349063 chromosome 6, whole genome shotgun sequence genome:
CACTGCCGAGCTTGCTGGTATGGATCTCCTTGTTACCTACTGCACAATGCTCTAGACCCGGTCAACTGACACATTTCCTTTTGGCAGTCTTGACTCCCATCTTCGGCGCGACTTACCAGCGCGCTAAGGCCGCCAACACCAAGGAGGAGTTCGCTCGCTCCAAGGAGGCTCAAGGTGCTGCCGTCGCTTGGGGTACTTCCCTCGTCGGCTCTGCTCTCCAGTCATATGGTGTCGGTGCCCTCATCAACGCCACTGGTACCTTGTCGTACAAGGGCGCTGCCTACCTGGGCTCTTTGATCTTCTTCGCTACCTCTGCCCCCGGAGTATGTCCTTTCAATTTCCTCAAATATGATCCAGACACTAATGAAACGTAGTACATCTCCCAGGTCTTTGTCGAGAAGCGCCCTGTTGATACTGTCGGCGTCAGCGTCCTGGCCAAGGTCATCGAGACCGTCGGCCTGTCGGTCTTCCTCACCTGGTGGGGCACCCGCACCAACCCCTTCGACTAAAGGGTTTAATGTGTTATGAATTCCGTCAAGCGTCCAAGGACATGGATTGCTCTTGTGCTATTATAGTTGGGTCGGATGGGATGTGGTCATGGAGTTAAAGAAAGCCCATAATTGCGGCTAGGGTCATTGCCATGTACCTACATTTTTACGTCTGCTCGAGCCATGATTCTTCAATTGACTAAATTAAGTCAAGCCATCGCTCAACATCAAACATACTCGTGAGAATTTACCTATTGTACCCGACGCATCTTACTTGTTGCACATGATTAGGTGGCAGGGAACTTAGTACCGATTGCCATGAGTGACTCTTGACTGGGCCATTTACCAATCAGTTGTCAGCTGAACTTAGATGGGTTGGCAGAGGGTTGATAGACGATGAGTAGTGCAGCGACCAGGCCAACATGAGCCCTGCCTTCGGTTGTCAGTCTGGCGAGATTATGGGAAACTGTCGTTAGCTTTCGCGCGACACCTGGTCACGGCCTCACTTAGCATTCTCGACACCTCGTGTCTGAGACGCAAATTTAGGGTCCTCCACACCTCCGCACCCTAAAGGTTCCAACGGAGGTTGTAATGATTGAAAATCATTTATTGGGTTCGAGTAGCAGAAGAAAAGCTACCCAGCGCAGCAAGAAAGACGTGCCCTAGAACGCCGATatcttcttttttttccctccaGCCAGATTCCCGTATGTCCGCGCCGCATTTGGCAAAAATAAGGAATCGTGCATATAATACAACTCCTCTCCAAAGCCGTTACTGTTTGCGATCATGAACCACGCTTCCCCGTTGGTCAAGGTGACGGGAACGAAGCGTGGCAGATGTTACCTCCCCGGTGACATTAGTCGTTGCAAGTCAAGGAATGTCATCCTCGTGCCTGGTTCGATAAATCGCCCCGTCTGCGTCTTCACATGGTGTGACGCGCTGTGAGACGAAGCCATGTCCGTACCCTTCAGGAGCCGGCATCTAGGCCCAGAAGGACTGCTTGGCGGTCTCCTTCTGCACGAGCTTAACGAGCGCGGCGTAGACCTCAGAGTagtcctcgccgtcgtcctcctcgtcgtccttggcgtcagacttcttctcggccttcttggcgtcggcggcggagcgcTTCTCCGAGACCATGACGACCGAGGTCGGGCGCTTcgtcttggcggcggcgccgagctcggcgcGCGAGGGGACGAAGATGTAGGGAACGTTGTGGTCCTCACAGAGGACGGGCAGGTGGGAGATGACGTCCATGGGGGAGATGTCGCCGGCAATGATAACAACGCCAGGGAAGGCGGTGTTAccggggccggcggcgggggacTTGCGGAGGGTCTTGACGACCTCCTTGACGCCGCGCTTGAGGGTGTTGTTCTTGGCGGCTGTTGCGGTGCGGTGTCAGTTTGCTTGGTCTTGAACCATGAGAGATACAAAATGGCACTCCGTTAGAGGGAGGTTAAAGACTTGTGACAAAACGTACCCTTGCGGATGGACTTCATGACCTTCTTCATGGCCTTGTCATCAGCCAATGGCACGGCGAAGGGCACGagagcgccgacgacgggaaggccgtcggcggtggaCTTGGACGCGATCTCGCCGCTagcgacggcggtggcggcaaCATCGGCCTGGAGGTGCTCATCGAGGGCGCgctcgagcttctccttcttgtccttcttatccttcttgtccttcttgtccttcttgatGGCGCCGTCGGACACGGATcgcttcttgtccttcttctcctttctatcgggcttctcggcggccatTGTGAAGGTTtttccgggggggggggcggtgCTTTTGTTGGCTGGAGGTGCTTCGAAGTGCGaaaggcggaggaggtccgACGAAGAGAATGGAAGGACTCGGTGgattggcggcggcggtagttGAAGCTTTCGGCGGGACAAGGTCGATTTGCTGAAGCTCAATTTTTTTTTCCAGAGCCCATGCAGCTTTTTCGGCGGTGCCCCACCGTGCAAGCCATGTGCCAAGAGTGCTCCCGGAATTATGGTATATCCGTGCCGTTTAAGCTCACAGGATTTTGAGAGATACTCACGTGATGTAGACCAACCAATCGCAGCTTAGATGTTCGGCAAATGTCAGCGCATCCTCGTTAAGTGATTCTGCCTGTCTTCGGAGGGCTTGGTCGACTCCCAGGCAATGTCAACCAAAGACGTAGAAAATATACGTTTTAGCTTATAGGTTTACACGGATTATGGACCTAGTAGCAGGAAAGCAAGCAGTCTGATGCTATGTTTTTCGAATCAGATCATTGAATACTGTCTTACTAAAACCTACAAGCTTTGGGGGTCGATATATTGCATTCACTGTTTTGCAAGTCAACAGCGGCCGAAAGTACAATGTTTGAAATCGTCAAAAAATTGGGGTTCTATTCCATATCTCCCCTCTACGTAGTTGATATACACATGTTTTGACACAGGGAATCGTTGTCCGCCTCTAGCTCTCGCCATTCACCATTGTCGAAAATTGTATTTACTCCTCAtcggcgaactcggcgcgGCCCTGCTTGGAGTTCAGGTAGTGGTTGCTGAATCACTTGTTAATACCAGATCTTACTTAGGCTCATCTCTGGAGCGAGCGTTCGGAAGGGGTGACGAACCGGTGGATGGCCCAGTCCATGATGTACCAGCCGGCAAGCAGAGGAGGGACGACGTAGAGGATCTGGGCGCTGGTGCGGCGCCAGGTgttgaagacggcgtcgtgggCAGCGCCGGCAAAGGGGTTCTGACGGTTGGGGGTAATGCCGAAGGTGATGATGCCTCTCTGCTTCTCGCCGCCTGCAAATCCGTCAGCTTGCTGTCCCATACATCAATAATTCCATTCATATCGTCTCGGAGTTGAGCCGCGtgtcgacatcctcatcgGTATCATCGTATCTAGTCGGCCGGTCCCAGGATGCATCGCTCAAGCGCGTCGCCATCTCGCTTCGACATCGAGCAAATTGTAACAAAACGTACCAATGTGTCCCCACCAGCCGAGGTGGCTATCGCGATGTCAGCGGCATGCACCCAAAGCACAATTGATGGCAGCACAAAGCGGCGGGCAGACGGAATCATCTCGGCCTCTCAATCTGAAAAGCCCGCACGCCCTTCCGGTCCCCTTCGCCCAATTGGCCTCGAACGGGGCGTCACTTACTGGTTGTACTTTCCGTGAGGGACGCTGGGTCCTCCCATAAGAGCTTGCGTAGGTCTCATCGTGGCGGCGTGTGGTGGACGGTGATGTGTGACCGGGTTGAAAGTCGTTAAGCTGGCGGTCGGAATGGGTCGAATCAGACGAGGTTCAAATCTTGTCCCCTTCCTGCCGAACCCGAACGCTGAGGTGCACGTCCCAAAGTAGACTAGCGCTTTTTGCGCTTTCGAACCGTCACCAgtgcaccaccaccctccgACCACCCCGGTCGAAAGTCCCAAAATTCCATGACGGAGCTTACCGCGAGAGGAGCTTTCGACAGCTTCATCCGTCCTTACACTGCACAACTAAGCCCACCATCCACGTCCAAAAGCCCAGTCGGATAGCCCGCGATCTCCGCCAACGGACTGAACCGCTTCGTCAACAGTTTCTCCCGCTGAATAAACTCCCCGTTTTCCGCTTCTCAAACCATGGCTCAAGCTCTGGGCTTTGCGTACCGTATGGCCGTCCCCGCGGCCATCGGTGTCGCGGTGCTGCAGTCGTCGATCTACGATGTCAAGGGTGGATCCAGGGCCGTCATCTTCGACAGGCTGTCTGGTGTCAAGGAGACTGTCATTAACGAGGGCACGC
This genomic interval carries:
- a CDS encoding Ribosomal protein L7Ae/L30e/S12e/Gadd45, which translates into the protein MAAEKPDRKEKKDKKRSVSDGAIKKDKKDKKDKKDKKEKLERALDEHLQADVAATAVASGEIASKSTADGLPVVGALVPFAVPLADDKAMKKVMKSIRKAAKNNTLKRGVKEVVKTLRKSPAAGPGNTAFPGVVIIAGDISPMDVISHLPVLCEDHNVPYIFVPSRAELGAAAKTKRPTSVVMVSEKRSAADAKKAEKKSDAKDDEEDDGEDYSEVYAALVKLVQKETAKQSFWA
- a CDS encoding Cytochrome b-c1 complex subunit 8, with the translated sequence MGQQADGFAGGEKQRGIITFGITPNRQNPFAGAAHDAVFNTWRRTSAQILYVVPPLLAGWYIMDWAIHRNHYLNSKQGRAEFADEE
- a CDS encoding Nif domain protein, with product MSLHYLPPVKPSAIALGTIFNHTAELAVLTPIFGATYQRAKAANTKEEFARSKEAQGAAVAWGTSLVGSALQSYGVGALINATGTLSYKGAAYLGSLIFFATSAPGYISQVFVEKRPVDTVGVSVLAKVIETVGLSVFLTWWGTRTNPFD